The Nocardioides salarius genome includes a region encoding these proteins:
- a CDS encoding Mur ligase family protein: protein MSAPGAGQDVAPTTHALVELRVLEGPNLYFPRAAVKLTLDIGALATAPVDVALVLAERIGLEGARPGEPESGFRQRFALRAVARLVRAVAQESGTSSLAVRVRPTNDAHQVVVAYPWAHRERARAMGRAVASVLDTLVPGDDGVSADRLSAAVSVAAETVATSEPGDGPTTLEPGVPVVAVTGTNGKTTTSRMVAHIGREWGKVVGWSNTDGVYVDGVLVEAGDYSGPSGAGRVLAHEDVELAVTETARGGILLKGIGLTHNDVSVVTNVSADHLGLHGIDTLDQLAEVKAVVPRITAPEGWAVLNADDPRVLSMRWVVKSQVWVFSRDPDSPAVRDVLGDGGRATTVIDGWLCVLEPDADPDPLLELVDVPMTLAGLSHYNVENALAAASAALAVGIPRDVVVAGLRSFLPDAEHNPGRMNCFTVPVSDGEVTVVMDLAHNEAGLEAMFEIMHGVRPEGARVLLGLGVVGDRSEELIEKLGEIAARDADVVAIGHKEKYFRGRTAEELEGLMRAGAERVGVTAVPAYPTEVGVLSALVGQALPGEVVGLMCHADREGVYEWIAEAGGVPDSAEVLAAKVRAARAG from the coding sequence GTGAGCGCACCCGGAGCAGGTCAGGACGTCGCCCCCACCACCCATGCTCTGGTCGAGCTGCGCGTGCTGGAGGGCCCCAACCTCTACTTCCCCAGGGCTGCGGTGAAGCTGACCCTCGACATCGGGGCTCTGGCCACCGCACCGGTCGACGTCGCGCTGGTGCTCGCCGAGCGGATCGGCCTGGAGGGTGCCCGCCCCGGCGAGCCGGAGTCGGGCTTCCGCCAGCGCTTCGCCCTGCGCGCCGTCGCGCGGCTGGTGCGGGCCGTGGCCCAGGAGTCGGGCACCTCCTCGCTGGCCGTGCGGGTGCGTCCCACCAACGACGCCCACCAGGTCGTGGTCGCCTACCCGTGGGCGCATCGCGAGCGCGCCCGTGCGATGGGTCGCGCGGTGGCCTCGGTGCTCGACACCCTGGTGCCCGGCGACGACGGCGTCAGCGCCGACCGGCTCTCGGCCGCCGTCTCGGTCGCGGCCGAGACGGTGGCCACCAGCGAGCCGGGCGACGGACCGACGACCCTGGAGCCGGGAGTGCCCGTGGTCGCGGTGACCGGCACCAACGGCAAGACCACCACCTCGCGGATGGTCGCCCACATCGGCCGCGAGTGGGGCAAGGTCGTCGGCTGGTCCAACACCGATGGCGTGTACGTCGACGGCGTGCTGGTCGAGGCCGGCGACTACTCGGGCCCCAGCGGCGCCGGTCGCGTCCTGGCCCACGAGGACGTCGAGCTCGCCGTCACCGAGACCGCGCGCGGCGGGATCCTGCTCAAGGGCATTGGTCTGACCCACAACGACGTCTCCGTGGTTACCAACGTCTCGGCCGACCACCTGGGCCTGCACGGCATCGACACCCTCGACCAGCTGGCCGAGGTCAAGGCGGTCGTGCCGCGCATCACCGCACCCGAGGGCTGGGCGGTGCTCAACGCCGACGACCCGCGCGTGCTCTCGATGCGCTGGGTGGTCAAGTCGCAGGTCTGGGTCTTCTCCCGCGACCCCGACTCCCCGGCCGTGCGCGACGTGCTCGGCGACGGCGGGCGCGCCACCACGGTCATCGACGGCTGGCTGTGCGTGCTGGAGCCCGATGCCGACCCCGACCCGCTCCTCGAGCTGGTCGACGTGCCGATGACCCTGGCCGGGCTCAGCCACTACAACGTCGAGAACGCCCTCGCCGCGGCGTCCGCCGCGCTGGCCGTGGGGATCCCGCGCGACGTCGTGGTGGCCGGGCTGCGCTCGTTCCTGCCCGACGCCGAGCACAACCCCGGCCGGATGAACTGCTTCACCGTGCCGGTCTCCGACGGGGAGGTCACCGTGGTGATGGACCTGGCCCACAACGAGGCCGGGCTCGAGGCGATGTTCGAGATCATGCACGGCGTCCGCCCCGAGGGCGCCCGGGTGCTGCTGGGCCTGGGCGTCGTCGGCGACCGCTCCGAGGAGCTCATCGAGAAGCTCGGCGAGATCGCGGCGCGCGACGCCGACGTCGTGGCGATCGGGCACAAGGAGAAGTACTTCCGCGGGCGCACCGCCGAGGAGCTCGAGGGCCTGATGCGCGCCGGCGCCGAGCGGGTCGGGGTCACCGCCGTGCCGGCGTACCCCACCGAGGTGGGCGTGCTCTCGGCGCTGGTGGGCCAGGCGCTGCCCGGCGAGGTCGTCGGCCTGATGTGCCACGCCGACCGTGAGGGCGTCTACGAGTGGATCGCCGAGGCCGGGGGCGTGCCCGACAGCGCGGAGGTGCTGGCCGCCAAGGTGCGGGCCGCACGCGCGGGGTGA